Proteins encoded within one genomic window of Synechococcus sp. PCC 7335:
- a CDS encoding ABC-ATPase domain-containing protein → MTRQSDHTKQAETWRDLQYQLRDLDGQGYREYKWIKGDYEFPEFKLSVDYVQRDPFAAPSRICIQLSQVFAGFPSRWMTDHVSQVAIADYLTRRVAQVAQSLQQKRGPGKSGTIEVAAPSQAILRRTAVWIEADVIEVRLTVGLPAFGRRIAGMAAAALLCEDIPLLVSQCLKYEALESAAMERHIHVLKDAESLRHQLAEKGLVAFVAAGACLPRCSGVDERPLDEAADRFVPPTDSCIALKTPHSGLVHGLGIRAGVTVIVGGGYHGKSTLLRAIEQGIYNHVPGDGREQVLSDARTVKLRAEDGRSVVGVDISPVINHLPRGRDSRSFSTKNASGSTSQAAGLSEAVEAGAKVLLIDEDTAATNFMIRDRKMQALISKDKEPITPFVDKVRQLYDDYGISTILVMGGSGDYFDVADTVIAMEDYQPSVVTAQAKVIARTDPSPRQKEGNRDFGRITSRAVLPGSLPKGSTRKDGSPKVKARRDSLMLGGEIIDLRAIEQIVEAHQVNAIAQAIIYADRWYFDPKRSLGEVLDLIMADIERGGLDALADRSSTRHYRLGNLAMIRRFELAAAINRLRTIQVKAM, encoded by the coding sequence GTGACCAGACAAAGCGATCACACAAAGCAAGCTGAGACTTGGAGAGATCTCCAATATCAGCTAAGAGACTTGGATGGACAGGGCTATAGGGAATACAAGTGGATCAAGGGCGATTACGAATTTCCTGAGTTCAAGCTGAGCGTGGACTATGTGCAGCGCGATCCTTTTGCTGCGCCTAGTCGCATTTGTATTCAGCTATCTCAAGTATTCGCAGGCTTCCCATCTAGGTGGATGACCGACCATGTGAGCCAAGTTGCGATCGCCGACTATCTAACTAGGCGAGTAGCTCAAGTGGCCCAGTCTTTGCAACAGAAGAGAGGGCCTGGGAAGAGTGGCACGATTGAGGTTGCTGCGCCAAGCCAAGCAATATTACGGCGAACAGCAGTTTGGATAGAGGCCGATGTGATTGAAGTCAGGCTAACAGTTGGACTACCGGCTTTTGGTAGACGGATAGCAGGTATGGCAGCAGCGGCTTTGCTATGTGAGGATATACCGCTGCTGGTTTCGCAGTGTCTAAAATACGAAGCACTAGAGTCAGCTGCGATGGAACGTCATATTCATGTCCTAAAAGATGCTGAATCGCTACGCCATCAGCTCGCAGAAAAAGGACTCGTTGCATTTGTAGCTGCAGGTGCTTGTTTGCCTCGCTGTAGTGGAGTTGATGAAAGACCACTTGACGAAGCCGCCGACCGCTTTGTTCCACCTACGGACAGCTGCATCGCTCTAAAAACGCCTCACAGCGGACTAGTCCACGGGCTAGGGATTCGAGCTGGTGTGACCGTGATTGTTGGAGGTGGCTATCACGGGAAGTCTACGCTACTACGAGCTATTGAGCAGGGAATCTACAACCATGTGCCGGGAGATGGGCGTGAGCAAGTCTTATCCGATGCCAGAACGGTAAAGCTACGGGCAGAAGATGGACGAAGCGTAGTGGGCGTGGATATTTCTCCGGTGATTAACCATCTACCGCGCGGCAGGGATTCACGGAGTTTTTCAACGAAGAACGCTAGCGGCAGTACGTCTCAAGCAGCGGGACTATCAGAGGCGGTGGAAGCTGGGGCGAAGGTGCTACTCATTGATGAGGACACAGCAGCGACAAATTTCATGATTCGCGATCGCAAGATGCAAGCGCTGATCTCGAAAGACAAAGAACCGATTACACCATTCGTCGACAAGGTGCGTCAGCTGTATGACGACTATGGGATCTCGACCATCCTAGTCATGGGCGGCAGTGGCGACTATTTTGACGTAGCAGATACGGTCATTGCCATGGAAGACTATCAGCCCAGCGTTGTGACAGCGCAGGCAAAGGTGATCGCCCGCACGGATCCGAGTCCTAGACAGAAAGAGGGCAATCGAGACTTTGGACGTATCACCTCACGAGCTGTTTTGCCAGGCAGTCTGCCTAAAGGCTCAACGAGGAAGGATGGTTCGCCAAAAGTGAAGGCACGCCGAGACAGTTTGATGTTGGGCGGGGAGATAATTGATTTGCGAGCGATTGAACAAATTGTTGAGGCGCATCAGGTAAACGCGATCGCTCAGGCAATTATCTATGCAGACCGCTGGTACTTCGATCCTAAAAGATCCCTAGGCGAAGTACTCGATCTGATCATGGCTGATATTGAACGAGGCGGGCTAGATGCCTTAGCAGATCGTTCATCCACCAGGCATTACCGGCTGGGAAATCTAGCGATGATTCGACGATTTGAGCTAGCCGCAGCGATTAACAGACTTAGAACTATCCAGGTAAAAGCTATGTAG
- a CDS encoding Sll0314/Alr1548 family TPR repeat-containing protein: protein MTAFPNARSASRLLGFILGAATFGIAPLTLAADPFRPTEGHDIGEHTEAAFKVIFEEGNYVAADAALTRAEIYEADEPLVHALIAAMAYFKGSAGLEEVGRRAALTQATAAALKETDRLRGHLYTAVGLFLEGAHMLKTEGMAKGVPRALGMLPSIFDELEAAERINAEDSELNLLKGSMDLMLAVNLPFTNPEQAITRMAQHSHPVYATQRTIAIGYRDLDQYDNALIAVNKALAAAPSNPELFYLKAQILAGQNDTDKSLVWFAKALAKKEQLPEAIGRRIVWENCVAEGAELTSCSELVGY, encoded by the coding sequence ATGACGGCCTTTCCAAACGCTCGGTCAGCATCGCGACTACTTGGCTTTATTTTAGGGGCAGCCACCTTCGGAATCGCTCCTCTCACATTAGCCGCCGATCCTTTTAGGCCTACTGAAGGCCACGACATTGGCGAGCATACAGAAGCGGCTTTCAAAGTTATTTTTGAAGAGGGTAACTATGTCGCGGCCGACGCCGCACTGACCAGAGCCGAAATTTACGAAGCTGATGAACCCTTAGTTCATGCGCTGATAGCTGCTATGGCCTACTTCAAGGGGAGTGCTGGTCTAGAAGAAGTTGGCCGCCGAGCAGCCTTAACTCAAGCAACGGCCGCCGCTCTAAAAGAAACTGATCGATTGCGCGGTCATCTCTACACAGCAGTGGGACTTTTCTTAGAAGGAGCCCATATGCTAAAGACAGAAGGCATGGCCAAGGGCGTACCTAGAGCGCTTGGTATGCTTCCAAGCATTTTTGATGAGCTAGAAGCTGCCGAAAGAATTAATGCCGAAGATTCTGAGCTTAACTTGCTCAAAGGCTCAATGGATCTCATGCTGGCAGTTAATCTTCCTTTCACTAATCCGGAGCAGGCTATTACCAGAATGGCTCAGCACAGTCATCCGGTCTATGCGACTCAGCGCACAATTGCCATTGGCTACCGAGACCTTGACCAGTACGATAATGCTTTGATTGCAGTAAATAAAGCTCTCGCGGCAGCCCCAAGTAACCCTGAGCTGTTCTATCTAAAGGCGCAGATTCTAGCAGGACAAAACGATACCGATAAGAGTTTGGTATGGTTCGCAAAAGCGCTCGCGAAGAAAGAACAACTTCCAGAGGCAATTGGGCGTCGGATCGTTTGGGAGAACTGTGTCGCCGAAGGCGCAGAGCTAACGTCATGCTCTGAGTTAGTGGGCTATTGA
- a CDS encoding cobyrinate a,c-diamide synthase — MSIVLAGDRSGTGKTTLTLALLAALKNKGRCVQSFKVGPDYIDPMFHSAITERPCYNLDPVLTSEGYVKQSFYQHQLGADFAVVEGVMGLFDGATGVDDTASTAHVARLLELPVVLAVDCGCMARSIAALVQGYRMFDRRVNIAGVILNRVGSDRHLQLLREALTQIEMPILGVFRREKDIELPSRHLGLVPAAEVSTFGKIATRLATIGERCFDWEKLEPILHREESEGRRLKAQKRSSVPTDRPVRMSGARSVRIAIARDDAFNFYYPDNFEILSAHGAELIFWSPLQDQTLPVVDGLYFGGGFPEIFAAELSKNKSMRLSIRHLVESKIPTYAECGGLMYLSETLIDFAGNMWPMVGVIQQTVEMGKRLTLGYRSALALGDGPLLVNGQAAIGHEFHRSKIIETLTLPAYETRRYWGEVEDPKHEGYQLSHLHASYVHLHWGSQRQLAERFVQNCLQYRQQLTESRLIEFEH; from the coding sequence TTGAGCATTGTTTTGGCAGGCGATCGCAGCGGTACTGGGAAAACGACTCTGACGCTGGCCTTACTCGCTGCGCTGAAAAACAAAGGCCGCTGCGTTCAATCTTTTAAAGTAGGCCCGGACTATATCGATCCTATGTTCCATAGCGCTATCACCGAGCGACCTTGCTACAACCTCGATCCGGTTCTCACTAGTGAAGGGTATGTCAAACAGAGTTTTTATCAGCATCAGTTAGGCGCTGACTTTGCTGTAGTCGAAGGCGTTATGGGCTTATTCGATGGGGCTACGGGGGTAGACGATACGGCTAGTACAGCTCATGTCGCTCGGCTGTTGGAATTGCCAGTGGTGTTAGCGGTTGATTGTGGGTGTATGGCACGTTCTATAGCCGCTTTGGTGCAGGGCTATAGAATGTTTGATCGCCGAGTGAACATCGCTGGTGTGATTTTAAATCGCGTAGGCAGCGATCGCCATCTCCAGTTGCTTCGTGAGGCGCTAACACAAATCGAAATGCCGATCCTGGGTGTATTTCGACGAGAGAAGGATATTGAGCTGCCCAGCCGCCATTTAGGTTTAGTCCCAGCTGCCGAAGTCAGCACGTTTGGGAAGATTGCAACGCGGCTAGCGACCATCGGAGAACGGTGTTTTGACTGGGAAAAGCTGGAGCCGATCTTGCATAGAGAAGAGAGCGAGGGTAGAAGGTTAAAGGCGCAGAAGCGCAGTAGTGTACCGACTGATAGACCTGTCAGGATGAGCGGTGCCCGTAGCGTGAGAATTGCGATCGCCCGTGATGATGCCTTTAATTTCTACTATCCTGATAACTTTGAAATTCTCTCAGCTCACGGTGCGGAGCTGATCTTCTGGAGTCCACTACAAGATCAAACGTTGCCAGTAGTAGACGGACTCTATTTCGGCGGTGGGTTCCCAGAAATCTTTGCGGCCGAGCTAAGTAAAAACAAATCTATGCGACTTTCTATCCGCCATCTTGTAGAAAGCAAAATCCCGACCTACGCCGAGTGCGGCGGATTAATGTATCTCAGCGAAACTTTGATCGACTTTGCTGGAAATATGTGGCCGATGGTCGGAGTGATTCAACAAACTGTCGAAATGGGCAAGCGACTAACTTTAGGCTATCGAAGTGCTCTAGCGCTGGGAGATGGCCCCCTACTAGTCAATGGACAAGCTGCTATCGGTCATGAGTTTCACAGATCTAAGATTATAGAGACATTGACTCTCCCAGCTTACGAAACGCGGCGATATTGGGGAGAGGTAGAAGATCCGAAGCATGAGGGCTATCAGTTGTCTCACCTACATGCCTCGTATGTACATCTGCACTGGGGAAGCCAGCGGCAGCTAGCAGAACGATTTGTTCAAAACTGTCTGCAATATCGCCAACAGCTCACCGAATCGAGATTGATCGAGTTTGAACATTAG
- a CDS encoding TIGR01777 family oxidoreductase: MKIAITGATGFVGSRLVERLLDEGHDVKVFTRSVTKAKKIFTGSKFKPVEYVAYTPLQSGDWQLEISGCDGVVNLAGESISERWSDERKNRILDSRKLGTQKLVEAIANAEQKPSVLVSGSAIGYYGTSETAEFFETSTPAENDFLSQVCQAWEAEANKAKSAGVRVAIIRTGIVLGDGGAIAKMIMPFKLYAGGPIGSGQQWFSWIHIDDLVSLFLKALLDSSMHGVYNGTAPEPVRMKDLCQTLGEVMDRPSWLPVPDFAIEALLGDGAVVVLKGQKVLPERTQAAGFSFDYSAPKEALADVVKRIG; encoded by the coding sequence ATGAAAATCGCCATTACGGGTGCTACAGGCTTTGTAGGCTCTCGCTTAGTCGAGCGTTTGCTCGATGAAGGCCACGATGTGAAAGTATTTACCCGCAGTGTCACTAAAGCTAAAAAGATTTTCACTGGCAGTAAGTTCAAGCCGGTTGAATATGTAGCCTATACACCGCTTCAATCTGGCGATTGGCAGCTAGAAATTTCTGGTTGTGATGGGGTTGTCAACTTAGCAGGTGAGTCTATTTCCGAACGGTGGTCGGACGAGCGCAAAAACCGAATTTTAGATAGCCGCAAGCTTGGTACCCAAAAGCTGGTAGAGGCGATCGCTAACGCTGAGCAAAAGCCTTCTGTCCTAGTCAGTGGATCAGCAATTGGCTATTACGGAACCAGTGAGACAGCCGAGTTCTTTGAGACGAGCACTCCAGCTGAGAATGATTTCCTATCACAGGTTTGTCAGGCGTGGGAAGCTGAGGCAAACAAGGCTAAAAGTGCTGGTGTGCGGGTAGCAATTATTCGGACCGGAATTGTGTTGGGAGATGGCGGGGCGATCGCCAAAATGATCATGCCTTTTAAACTCTATGCCGGTGGACCGATTGGCAGTGGGCAGCAGTGGTTTTCATGGATTCATATCGATGATTTGGTCAGCCTTTTTTTAAAGGCCTTGCTCGATTCGTCTATGCACGGTGTGTACAACGGCACCGCTCCAGAACCCGTTCGGATGAAAGATCTTTGTCAGACGTTGGGCGAAGTGATGGATCGACCTTCCTGGTTGCCGGTGCCTGACTTTGCAATCGAGGCCCTATTAGGCGATGGCGCGGTTGTAGTGCTCAAAGGACAAAAAGTGCTCCCAGAGCGAACCCAAGCAGCGGGCTTTTCTTTTGACTATTCTGCGCCGAAAGAGGCTTTGGCAGATGTCGTGAAAAGAATTGGCTAA